The Oncorhynchus keta strain PuntledgeMale-10-30-2019 unplaced genomic scaffold, Oket_V2 Un_scaffold_17573_pilon_pilon, whole genome shotgun sequence genome includes a window with the following:
- the LOC127927764 gene encoding nuclear pore complex protein Nup107-like, whose protein sequence is MQLKEEVTVDVLKAYISLLMREKHVDLIAFYVSHLPSDLATAQYALFLEEVTEAEQRQRCLELAREAGLDVASVTKMVVENIRERDTEEFAHHDLTPALDTGTSAEDQRKIDVIDWLVFDPAQRAEALKQSNAIMRKFLACKKHHAAKVVFGKVPEDSMREIYRQWEELGLDTPLPAEDENAIREHLCVRAYLEAHEAFNEWFHHMNSPPQKPSLPAQAKFTEKVAYEMKENEYQLEHDSWTGRLEALTEDVKERIYNVLLFVDGGWMVDVREVCLLMEGLSARLACQRSVY, encoded by the exons ATGCAGCTCAAG GAGGAGGTCACAGTGGATGTCCTGAAGGCCTACATCTCTCTGTTGATGAGGGAGAAGCACGTTGATCTGATAGCCTTCTACGTCAGTCACCTGCCGTCAGACCTGGCCACCGCCCAGTACGCTCTCTTCCTGGAGGAGGTCACCGAGGCTGAGCAGAGACAACGCTGTCTGGAGCTGGCCAGGGAGGCAG GTCTGGACGTGGCATCGGTCACTAAGATGGTGGTGGagaacatcagagagagagacactgaggagTTCGCTCATCATGACCTCACCCCTGCACTGGACACTGGCACCTCAGCG GAGGACCAGAGGAAGATCGATGTGATTGATTGGCTGGTGTTTGACCCCGCCCAGAGAGCTGAGGCCCTCAAACAGAGCAACGCCATCATGAGGAAGTTCCTGG CCTGTAAGAAACACCATGCAGCTAAGGTGGTGTTCGGTAAGGTCCCCGAGGACTCCATGAGGGAGATCTATCGCCAGTGGGAGGAGCTAGGCCTGGACACGCCCCTTCCCGCGGAGGATGAGAACGCCATCAGGGAACACCTGTGCGTCCGAGCTTACCTG GAAGCTCATGAGGCGTTTAATGAGTGGTTCCATCACATGAACTCCCCCCCTCAGAAGCCCAGTCTGCCGGCTCAGGCCAAGTTCACCGAGAAGGTGGCCTACGAGATGAAGGAGAACGAGTACCAG CTGGAACATGACAGCTGGACCGGCCGTCTGGAGGCTCTGACTGAAGACGTGAAGGAGAGGATCTACAACGTCCTGCTGTTTGTGGACGGGGGCTGGATGGTCGATGTCAGAGAGGTCTGTCTATTAATGGAGGGGCTCAGCGCTAGGTTAGCATGTCAGAGGTCTGTCTATTAA